In Alosa alosa isolate M-15738 ecotype Scorff River chromosome 19, AALO_Geno_1.1, whole genome shotgun sequence, a genomic segment contains:
- the nubpl gene encoding iron-sulfur protein NUBPL, with protein sequence MAHFKCCKFMHILKYIPQSIDSRVACTLGRVQLPQVYCKHLIRFKTSGANDRLQEKQRQHMARGLPKQKPIAGVKRVIVVASGKGGVGKSTTAVNLALGLIANDPNVSVGLLDADVYGPSVPKLMNLKGNPELTDNNLMRPLVNFGVPCMSMGFLVEDVAPIVWRGLMVMSAIEKLLRQVDWGRLDYLVVDMPPGTGDVQLSITQNIPIAGAVIVSTPQDIALLDARRGAEMFRKVNVPVLGLVQNMSVFQCPKCNHQTHIFGADGARELAHTLGVEVLGDIPLHLNIRETSDRGQPVVVSSPDSPEAESYKKVAAAVVRRLEDSSS encoded by the exons ATGGCACACTTTAAATGTTGTAAATTTATGCATATATTGAAATATATTCCTCAGAGTATCGATTCGCGTGTTGCATGTACGTTAGGACGTGTCCAGCTTCCACAAGtttactgtaaacatttgatACGTTTCAAG ACATCAGGTGCAAATGACAGGTTGCAGGAGAAACAGAGGCAGCACATGGCGAGGGGGCTGCCCAAACAGAAACCCATTGCAGGGGTGAAGAGGGTCATCGTGGTTGCATCAGGAAAGGGAGGCGTGGGGAAGTCTACTACAGCTG TGAATCTGGCACTTGGACTCATAGCCAATGATCCG AATGTATCTGTGGGTCTTTTGGATGCAGATGTGTATGGTCCTTCAGTTCCTAAACTGATGAATTTGAAGGGGAATCCAGAACTGACAGACA ATAATCTTATGAGACCTCTTGTAAATTTTGGAGTTCCTTG CATGTCAATGGGCTTTCTTGTGGAGGACGTGGCGCCCATTGTGTGGAGAGGCCTAATGGTTATGTCAGCCATTGAGAAATTACTCAGACAG GTTGACTGGGGACGTCTGGATTACTTGGTGGTTGACATGCCTCCTGGAACTGGAGATGTCCAGCTTTCCATAACACAGAACATCCCCATTGCAG GAGCGGTGATCGTGTCCACACCGCAAGACATCGCCCTGCTGGACGCCCGCAGGGGAGCCGAGATGTTCCGCAAGGTCAACGTACCG GTCTTGGGCTTGGTGCAGAACATGAGTGTCTTCCAGTGCCCCAAATGCAACCACCAGACCCACATCTTTGGAGCAGATGGGGCAAGGGAGCTGGCCCACACTCTCGGAGTAGAAGTCCTTG GGGACATCCCGCTACACCTGAACATCAGAGAGACGTCTGACAGAGGCCAGCCAGTGGTGGTGTCGTCCCCAGACAGTCCCGAG GCTGAATCTTACAAAAAAGTAGCAGCCGCAGTTGTACGGCGACTGGAGGACTCTTCCAGCTGA
- the dtd2 gene encoding D-aminoacyl-tRNA deacylase 2 (The sequence of the model RefSeq protein was modified relative to this genomic sequence to represent the inferred CDS: added 30 bases not found in genome assembly): protein MMTDKTASLQSRTTLQQCLHARLQVKPPDEQSEAEWVEIDRGMVIYICFFKGATEDIIPKMVTSLLNIKLCETDSGKYVSVLDLPGSVLIIPQATLGGKVKGKVMQYHGNIGKEEGQQLYAQFVSQCEKEIAASSKCCEAGVMVRHGTYGNRQVLKLDTNGPYTHLMEF from the exons atgatgACAGACAAAACAGCTTCTTTGCAATCTAGAACTACTCTACAACAATGCCTTCATGCCAGGCTTCAAGTCAAACCTCCCGATGAGCAGTCGGAGGCAGAGTGGGTAGAG ATTGACCGCGGAATGGTTATTTATATCTGTTTCTTCAAAGGAGCTACTGAAGATATAATTCCAAAAATGG TGACCTCCCTCCTTAACATCAAGCTGTGTGAAACAGACTCAGGGAAGTATGTGTCGGTGCTGGACCTGCCAGGTAGTGTCCTAATCATTCCTCAGGCCACTCTGGGAGGTAAAGTCAAAGGCAAGGTAATGCAGTACCATGGCAACATTGGGAAAGAAGAGGGACAGCAGCTGTATGCTCAGTTTGTCTCCCAGTGTGAGAAGGAGATTGCTGCCTCCAGTAAATGTTGTGAGGCTGGAGTTATGGTTAGACATGGAACCTATGGAAACAGACAAGTACTTAAACTGGACACAAAT